In one Winogradskyella sp. MH6 genomic region, the following are encoded:
- a CDS encoding toxin-antitoxin system YwqK family antitoxin encodes MIKQKVYFSFIFTIILTIAHAQKSVNQFDKSGKRHGIWTKNYHKTDQKRYEGQFVHGKEVDTFKYYTLSKGKSVLSATKVFNIKDSLSDVKFFTSKGKVISEGKMNGKRYIGQWVFYHKDSSAKMIVEHYNDEGELEGSRTVFYKNGLVAEETNYKDGKLDGESKWFSEGKSLLRQSIYKNGELNGKTINYDSDGNKTSEGDYTNDKKSGIWKYYETGKLKKEIDHTNNKVIKKYK; translated from the coding sequence ATGATTAAACAAAAAGTTTATTTCAGTTTTATTTTTACAATAATTTTAACAATCGCTCATGCTCAAAAGTCAGTAAATCAATTTGATAAAAGCGGGAAACGTCACGGTATATGGACAAAAAACTACCATAAGACCGATCAAAAACGTTACGAAGGTCAATTTGTTCATGGAAAAGAAGTAGACACGTTTAAATACTATACGCTTTCTAAAGGCAAAAGCGTGCTTAGTGCTACAAAGGTCTTTAATATTAAGGATAGTTTGTCTGATGTGAAATTCTTCACCTCTAAAGGAAAAGTCATAAGTGAAGGTAAGATGAATGGTAAACGCTATATTGGTCAATGGGTATTTTATCATAAGGACTCTTCAGCAAAAATGATTGTTGAACATTATAATGATGAAGGAGAGCTTGAAGGCTCTAGAACCGTATTTTATAAAAATGGTTTAGTAGCTGAAGAGACAAATTATAAGGATGGAAAACTAGATGGTGAATCTAAATGGTTTTCAGAAGGTAAATCACTACTGAGACAATCCATTTATAAAAATGGAGAATTGAATGGCAAAACTATAAACTATGATTCTGATGGCAATAAAACTTCCGAAGGCGATTATACCAACGATAAAAAATCAGGCATTTGGAAGTATTACGAAACTGGGAAACTCAAAAAAGAAATAGACCATACCAACAACAAGGTTATAAAAAAATACAAATAG
- a CDS encoding fasciclin domain-containing protein, whose product MKIISKTLKLLTVFLLVLGVTGCSDDDDNNGPGVQATTVVDVALANGLTSLAAALEATDLVTTLQGSGPFTVFAPDNDAFDALLTATGLDLNNLSASEEALVRNILLNHVIMGQNLSSTDLANAGSGYTNVAATGPNGENLSLYFNTTNGVVINGQSTVTNADLTATNGTIHIVNTVIDLPTIATFATSNPGLSTLVAALQYADTGAPTVPYINTVSDSEAGPFTVFAPTNDAFTDPTNGVLAELGLSGFGEGTGELNAATTDTVLLYHIVGANVQSDQLATGTVTTLGGDITANTSNFTLTDANGRVSNIVTSLVDIQAINGVVHVIDKVILFPLP is encoded by the coding sequence ATGAAAATTATTTCAAAAACTCTCAAATTACTGACAGTATTTCTATTGGTTTTAGGTGTAACTGGATGTAGTGACGATGATGACAACAATGGACCTGGCGTACAAGCAACAACTGTAGTTGATGTAGCTTTAGCAAATGGTTTAACTTCCCTAGCTGCTGCACTTGAAGCCACAGATTTAGTAACCACATTACAAGGCTCTGGACCTTTCACAGTGTTTGCTCCAGATAATGATGCATTTGATGCTTTATTAACTGCAACAGGATTAGACTTAAATAATCTTTCTGCCTCTGAAGAAGCTCTAGTAAGAAACATTCTACTAAACCATGTAATTATGGGTCAAAACTTATCTTCAACAGATTTAGCAAATGCAGGATCGGGTTATACAAACGTGGCTGCAACAGGACCTAATGGTGAAAATTTAAGCTTATATTTTAACACTACTAATGGTGTTGTAATTAATGGACAATCAACAGTTACCAATGCAGATTTAACGGCTACTAATGGTACCATTCATATTGTAAATACAGTTATAGATTTACCAACCATTGCAACATTTGCGACTTCAAACCCAGGATTATCTACATTAGTAGCTGCTTTACAATACGCAGATACTGGCGCACCTACAGTACCATACATCAATACTGTATCTGATTCTGAAGCAGGACCATTTACAGTATTCGCTCCAACTAATGACGCTTTTACAGATCCTACTAATGGTGTATTAGCTGAATTAGGGTTATCAGGTTTTGGTGAAGGTACAGGTGAATTAAATGCAGCAACCACAGATACCGTTTTGCTTTATCATATTGTAGGAGCTAATGTGCAATCTGACCAACTGGCTACTGGAACCGTTACGACATTAGGAGGAGACATTACTGCAAATACAAGCAACTTTACTTTAACCGATGCTAATGGTCGAGTGAGTAACATAGTGACATCTTTAGTAGATATACAAGCAATAAATGGTGTTGTGCATGTAATTGATAAAGTGATTTTATTCCCATTACCATAA